The following proteins are encoded in a genomic region of Oryza brachyantha chromosome 11, ObraRS2, whole genome shotgun sequence:
- the LOC102715889 gene encoding protein MALE DISCOVERER 2-like yields the protein MEAWAIRVLYFVLFSFVVSARFGSSAPYSEEGRTLLRHRERERIKPADSLSIWGERKVIGRVLTLLLKENMFSSVADNRGGFGPCRKCLAKTVHNARQLLQSRELISNKTQTHSQKQLPLPVQSPAPKLQPRWLIYALPIAGVLFVAAVATAIYLLFSRRKKDNTVMPWSTGLSGQLKKAFVTGVPSLERTELEAACEGFINVIGTLPECTLYKGTLSSGVEIAVLSTSVNSAQLWSAQSEEQFRNKISVLSKVNHKNFMNLLGYCACEEPFTRMMVFEYASCGSLFEHLHIREAEHLDWKTRVRIITGVAYCLEHMIQLDPPPPLPTSLSSSSIYLTEDYAAKIADIEFWKDGSKQDAAAASREISQESVIVYKFGILVLEVISGRRPISEDDRLLVLWASSYLDGKRPLSAMADRTLVRSSSAAPEEDVAALCEVVRRCVRPEAGKRAISMGEVARMVRGVGGLSAEQAAPRENPLWWAQLEIASASSETA from the exons ATGGAGGCATGGGCTATTAGAGTGCTCTACTTCGTATTGTTCTCCTTTGTTGTTTCTGCGAGATTTGGGTCATCTGCTCCCTACAGTGAAGAAG GGAGAACTCTTCTGagacacagagagagagagagaatcaaACCGGCTGATTCATTGTCAATCTGGGGAGAAAGAAAGGTGATTGGCAGAGTGCTCACCTT ATTACTCAAAGAGAACATGTTCTCCAGTGTAGCTGACAATAGGGGAGGTTTTGGACCTTGCCGAAAATGCTTAGCAAA AACTGTTCACAATGCCAGACAACTTCTGCAATCAAGGGAACTGATTTCTAATAAAACCCAAACACACTCCCAAAAGCAGTTGCCTCTCCCAGTTCAATCACCGGCACCAAAACTGCAACCTCGTTGGCTTATCTACGCATTGCCCATTGCTGGAGTCCTTTTCGTTGCAGCAGTAGCTACTGCCATATATCTACTCTTCTCCCGTAGAAAGAAGGACAACACTGTCATGCCATGGTCCACAGGGTTGAGTGGACAGCTAAAGAAGGCATTTGTAACAG GTGTGCCTTCTCTAGAGAGGACAGAGCTGGAGGCAGCATGTGAGGGTTTCATCAATGTGATCGGCACTTTACCTGAATGCACATTGTACAAGGGTACTCTGTCAAGTGGGGTTGAAATAGCTGTTCTTTCCACTTCAGTTAACTCTGCGCAACTATGGTCTGCTCAATCTGAAGAGCAATTCAGGAACAAG ATCTCGGTGTTGTCCAAAGTGAACCACAAGAACTTCATGAACCTGCTTGGTTACTGCGCATGCGAGGAGCCATTCACCAGGATGATGGTGTTTGAGTATGCTTCGTGTGGCTCCCTCTTTGAGCATCTTCACA TCAGAGAAGCAGAACATTTGGACTGGAAAACAAGGGTACGAATCATCACGGGAGTAGCCTACTGCTTGGAGCACATGATCCAGCtagatcctcctcctcctctcccaaCAAGCCTGAGCTCCTCATCCATCTACCTCACCGAGGATTACGCAGCCAAGATCGCCGACATCGAATTCTGGAAGGATGGCAGCAAGCaggatgcagcagcagcatcgcGAGAGATTAGTCAAGAAAGCGTGATCGTGTACAAGTTCGGGATACTGGTGCTGGAGGTGATctccgggcggcggccgatCTCGGAAGACGACCGGCTGCTGGTGCTGTGGGCGTCGAGCTACCTGGACGGCAAGAGGCCGCTCAGCGCAATGGCTGACAGGACGCTGGTGAGGTCGTCGTCCGCGGCGCCGGAGGAAGACGTAGCGGCGCTGTGCGAGGTGGTGCGGCGGTGCGTGAGGCCGGAGGCGGGGAAGAGAGCGATAAGCATGGGCGAGGTGGCGAGGATGGTGAGAGGAGTGGGCGGGTTGTCGGCGGAGCAGGCCGCCCCGCGGGAGAATCCCCTGTGGTGGGCCCAGCTCGAGAtcgcctcggcctcctccgAAACCGCTTGA
- the LOC102715615 gene encoding SAM50-like protein SPAC17C9.06, translating into MATTTPSSSASVPQHYHHDDDDEFEDEHDDDDDDDFDDDQETSPSPSDGADEARLQSVLRRLTADEVRIRVHDVEIRGCSRTRRAAVEAAVGSDLARAATVRDLVRAAAAAGDRIRRLGAFDTVSIILDAAPPGLPGGAAVVVLVDVAEARGRAAGELGIFANSGARSCSVQGSVKLKNLFGYCETWDASGDLGLDQTLDLSTGVAIPRIGAIPTPLVARMSLLSEDWLKSSLKEHMMGVSVGLLSTMNHNLSYNLSWRTITGRALMSSNSISRQLGHSLLSSIKYTYKSDQRDSSIRPTRGYAFLFSSQVGGLAPDSKNVRYIRQELDLRVALPLGVLNGALNAGVAAGVIHPLERGSMGSISPLPEQFYLGGTRSLMCRLGGPSSLLGFKKRGLGTDLRTSDPKNSENLPSISPELGTLGGDIAVTAFADLSFDIPLKPLRELGIHGHAFVSAGNLARLAEPDLRKFPLANFLQTFRSSAGFGVVMPTRLFRVEVNYCHILKQFDHDMGKAGIQFNFSSP; encoded by the exons ATGGCAACTACCACACCCTCTTCTTCTGCTTCCGTCCCGCAACACTACcaccacgacgacgatgacgaatTCGAAGACGAacacgatgacgacgacgacgacgacttcgATGACGACCAAGAAacctccccgtccccgtccgacggcgccgacgaggctCGCCTCCAGTCTGTCCTGCGGCGCCTCACAGCGGATGAGGTCCGGATCCGGGTGCACGATGTGGAGATCCGGGGTTGCAGCCGCACGCGCCGCGCCGcagtggaggcggcggtgggctCCGACCTGGCGCGTGCCGCCACCGTCAGAGACCTCGTGCGCGCTGCAGCCGCGGCCGGCGATCGGATCCGTCGCCTCGGCGCCTTCGACACTGTATCCATCATCCTCGACGCAGCTCCGCCGGGGCTCCCGGGTGGCGCAGCCGTTGTCGTCCTTGTTGACGTCGCCGAGGCCCGGGGCCGCGCTGCCGGCGAACTCGGCATCTTCGCCAACAGCGGG GCTAGATCATGCTCAGTTCAAGGTTCAGTGAAGTTGAAGAACCTATTTGGATATTGTGAGACGTGGGATGCATCAGGTGATCTTGGCTTAGATCAGACACTGGACCTAAGTACTGGAGTGGCAATACCAAGAATCGGAGCAATACCTACTCCACTGGTAGCTCGAATGTCACTTCTCTCTGAGGACTGGTTGAAGTCATCACTCAAAGAACACATGATGGGTGTTTCTGTTGGTTTGCTCTCCACCATGAACCATAACCTCTCTTACAATCTGTCATGGCGTACTATTACTGGCCGGGCACTGATGTCATCCAATTCCATAAGTAGGCAGTTAGGGCATAGCCTTCTATCCTCTATTAAGTACACATACAAGTCTGACCAGAGAGATTCAAGCATACGACCGACACGTGGATAtgcttttttgttttcttctcaaGTTGGAGGCCTTGCACCAGATAGCAAAAATGTGCGTTACATTAGACAG GAACTTGATCTTCGAGTGGCTTTACCATTGGGTGTGTTGAATGGCGCCCTTAATGCTGGAGTGGCTGCAGGGGTGATCCACCCATTGGAAAGGGGATCGATGGGCTCTATATCCCCACTTCCAGAGCAGTTCTACTTGGGTGGCACTAGGTCTCTTATGTGCCGCTTGGGTGGACCATCATCACTATTAGGCTTCAAGAAAAGAGGGCTGGGGACTGACTTGCGAACCAGTGATCCCAAGAATTCTGAAAATCTTCCTTCCATTTCTCCTGAGCTAGGTACACTTGGGGGTGACATAGCGGTCACAGCCTTTGCTGATCTGTCATTTGATATACCTCTGAAGCCGCTCAGGGAGCTGGGAATCCATGGCCATGCATTTGTCTCAGCTGGAAATCTTGCCAGACTAGCTGAGCCTGATCTCAGGAAATTTCCTCTTGCTAATTTCCTTCAAACATTCAGGAGTTCTGCAGGATTTGGTGTAGTTATGCCAACCAGATTATTTCGCGTAGAG GTGAATTACTGCCACATCCTAAAACAGTTTGATCATGACATGGGGAAGGCGGGGATACAGTTTAACTTTTCTTCACCCTAA